The following are from one region of the Stigmatella ashevillena genome:
- a CDS encoding DNA-binding protein yields the protein MTSSPSFSRSPRFSSPSRLPVLLLGVTLAAWLAGCGDDEDGQLPKPVSIAEARGRSIGSTVTTQGFVTVQPGAFQSAIGDNGFAIQDRTSGIYVKLEQKLNFGLGTQVRVQGTVDEQNGLRILKSQPSLVEQIPGTRITEPRSVRTGEVNESTEGLLVQVTGNVTQVFRDDSPNGYELFINDGSGEIQIYVHLTAGFDAATLQALQLGQSITVVGLTAQYETNYEVAPRQPSDLKTH from the coding sequence ATGACCTCCTCCCCTTCCTTCAGCCGCTCCCCTCGCTTCTCCTCCCCTTCCCGCCTGCCCGTCCTGCTGCTTGGCGTCACGCTGGCCGCATGGCTTGCGGGCTGTGGGGACGACGAAGACGGACAACTTCCCAAACCCGTCTCCATCGCCGAGGCCCGAGGCCGCAGCATCGGCAGCACGGTGACCACGCAGGGCTTCGTCACGGTCCAGCCGGGAGCCTTCCAGTCGGCCATCGGAGACAATGGCTTCGCCATCCAGGACAGGACCAGCGGCATCTACGTGAAGCTCGAGCAGAAGCTCAACTTCGGCCTGGGAACCCAGGTCCGTGTCCAGGGCACCGTGGATGAGCAGAACGGGCTGCGCATCCTGAAGAGCCAACCCTCTCTGGTCGAGCAGATCCCCGGCACGCGGATCACCGAGCCCCGGAGCGTACGCACCGGCGAGGTCAACGAGTCCACCGAGGGGCTGCTCGTGCAGGTGACCGGCAACGTGACCCAGGTCTTCCGGGACGACTCGCCCAACGGCTACGAGCTCTTCATCAATGATGGCTCGGGCGAGATTCAGATCTACGTCCACCTGACCGCGGGGTTCGACGCGGCCACGCTGCAGGCACTCCAGCTGGGCCAGAGCATCACCGTGGTGGGCCTGACCGCGCAGTACGAGACCAACTACGAGGTCGCCCCTCGGCAGCCCTCGGACCTGAAAACCCACTGA